ATGCTGCAGGAGTGGAAAAAGTTCGATTCATAGTAATATTTTACTCCTTCAACCACCAGCTATCAATAAATGTGCAGGTCTGCCTTCAACACACCCACATTTATCCATAACTGGTCAATATGGAAcagaaaatacatattttagtGTCAAGCTTGTTCTTATAAATACGACTtttgttgaggaaaaaaaaaaataagagagcCAAATTGTTTATAAATGAGACTGCTCGTCTGTAGACCTCCACATTTAGGTAGTTTGTGAGTCTTCTCTCATGTCTAGCTATTGCTtcgaaacatttaaaaatgcatgaaatctCTGCAAGCATTTTATACAATTTCATTCACTTCTCATGCATCCACCAAGGACAAGAGcacaaaaggaggaggaggaggaggaggaggaggaagacagtgATAAAGGGATGGAATATAGCCCTAACAAAAGGAGTTACAACTGGGTGGCACGTCATGGAAGTAGACCTTATATACACAGAAATGACATAGTACAATTTTTTGACAGCTGTATGTGCACCAGACCATTTTCTTCGTTACGTAACCTGGAGGAAACCTGACGCTCCGGGCTCCTCCCAGCAGCGACACCGAGCTGGACGTGATGCCTGATCGCTTCTGTCATGCTATGGAgcatttttgcttttgtttttaaagtgcagtCCAGATGCAGGTGACAAAACGACAAAATCAAATCACACGAGTACACACAgatagagaaagaaagacgggGAGATGAAGCGCAGGGAAAACCCAGAGGAGGAAACTGGGGCAGTGAATTGGCACGTACGTCAGATCGCTTTGACTCCATGGAGGGGGTTAGAGATTGCAGGAGCCGAGGTCTGATCAGTAAAAtagaatcattaaaaaaataaaataaagagcaaaaaaataaaaggtttcttcatcttcttctcctGTGCCGTCGATCCAGCTGAAGCGTCACTCTCTGGactggtagaacaggatgtatCCCGACTCAGAGTTCTTGGAGATGTCTGAGGTAAGGCCGTAAAACTCCTCGATGGCCTGTGCGTCAATTTTCTGTACAACGGGAGGCGAGACGACGTTTACCGACAACGTGAACAAtagcacatacacacagacacacacaaacacatgagtcAAAGAGCAGCAAGCAAACAATGAGAGAGTCAGAGTGACGCACCTCCACAATGTCATCGTCGAACAGCAGCCAGAAGCCGTGGCTCTTCACGATGGTGATGTAATGACCTCGATTCGGGCCACTGAGGACACAAGACACAGGCCGAGGCTTCAGAGGACATAATCAACGCCTTATCCGTCCAAGCTTTGACATCTGTCCCAAATAGTACTACCTCCACCACATGTTAGGGAAATACCAGCGTTATTATACATGATATGAGACTTGAATAACAGACACAGAGCAACTGATCAACGTCAGGTGAATGTGCAGTGAACCCAACTTTGGCTTCACTCTTCTGtttatgctgctgctgttctgctgtgaGCTTAAAGTCAACTTGATGCCCACGTTGCTTTTTcgaacatttcagtttttcaaggTTAGCTTTTTGTGACTCACAGTTCCACCTGCGTCTGAAATATGCCAGTTCTTCATGTGTAATTTCCGAGAAAaccctcagtttttttttcattgacgAAAAGGTCCAGGAAGCGTATTTTTCCGTACATGGACAGTCTGTGCTTGTACGCTTTGTCTGCTGCAAATCACAAAAAATGGCAACATGACAAATCAAGAACTTAAATGTCTGAATTTTTAACTGAAACGAGTCGAATTCacataataaaaaaaggaaatgactATTTGAGGAATAAAtaattgcacttttttattttcagagatgtggggggggggggcatctgtCGTTTTGTAAAGCTTTGCCTTAAAAGCTGAGCAGAGCAGAATGAGGGAGCTTGAATTAATGTTTCTCAGACAGATGATAACCAGGTAAAACCTGTTTCTTTTGGCCAAATCGTCTTAGCAGGTCGGAgttcagcaaaaacacaaagtggGATCAGGGAATCCTAGAGGATCCTGGGAACGAGCTTTAGTGTTTTCATCCCCACACCTGACAGGGTGATATTCCTCCATCCCTGGCAGGAGGAAATGCGACCACACTACGGGACGGGCTTATTGTGACTTGGTAATGAGCGCAGTGTACCTCCCACAGTGAACCACCACCGCCACGAGATCATACATGCGGTCCAGGTTGACTGCATCCCCAGACGTGTTAAAGAGACGGAGCTCCAGGGGGAAAACCACCCGGTAGGACAGCTTGGTGTAGCGGTGCAGCTGCTCCATGTACTTGAACCTCTTGAGGTGTAGCGCCAGGATCATGGGAAGCTTCTTCACGCGCATCCTGCAGAGAAGAAAGGCACACTAGGAGGGGCATGTTGGCGCACAGCGACACGTCGCAGTGGTATTAAACTCTCCGCACGCTTCACTGACCGCTTTTGTGCTTCCTGCTTGCTGCAGCAGGTTTCACAGTAGTATTTATATTCACTGCACAGAGTCTCTGTATTACTGAAGTCCCTGGACGACAGAGCATCACAACACGAGGCACAATTAGTCAGCGCTTCATGAACCAAAGGGAATATGTCGGGTTCTCGGGCTGGGACTGAATGCAGTATGCAGCAACAGTACCTGAGACAGTGCGTTATTGATGTGTTCTGCTCGACGTCCACAGAAAGATCCAGGAAATCTTCATCCTTGCTGCTCACCTGTCGGACAGAGGAAGAGACAATGCCGTGTAAACTCAGCTGTCATCTTCCAAAGCTGAGTCAGTGAGGATTAACCTGCGCCTACACACCCTCAGCCCGTCTTTGAAATGCTTATTTTACCGAGTGGCTTTTGTCTCGGCGCAGTGCGGAGCTTTGGTGTTTGCAGGGGTTGTTCCGGGCAACCCATCCCACACCGCACCCTCCAAACCATGAGGACAAAGCCTCCAGCGAGCCCTGACGTAAAGAGGGTGGTCAGAGACCGCCAAgacatcctctctctctctctctttttttaaaatttgtctGTGTGCATCGTTCAGAATCTCTGCAAAGAGCTAATCCCTTTTGCAGACTCATTCAGGAGAAGAATTTTCTTGGGGGTGGCATGAGGACAGACGGGGCCGCTGaagacacagcaacacaaacgGCATCTGGACGACTCAAACTTCAGCAGCGGAGGTGGAGCCACGCACCGTTTCACAGTTCAGGCATCGCGTCTCGTTGGTCAGCGTGCCCTGGAAGATGTCGTGGACCCACGTGGGCTCCGTCTTgttctccgtctccgtctccgtgaCGACGGCGGTGCCGTTGTTCTTGAGCCGTCCGTTCTGCTtctcctgcttcttctcctcctgcaggatgtCGGCCACGGTGTTCAGCAGGTAGTTGAGGAACTCGTGTGCATCCTGCTGCATGTAGTTGTCAAACAGATCTGGAGGGGAACAATGACACACAGCATAAGTGAAGGAAGGAGGCTGCAAGGAGACAAATGATCTGAATTTCAATTTTGGAAAAGCAACATTAACTCAAGCCACATTATTTTATGCAACTGTTTAAATATGTGGAGCATTTTAGATATAACTGACGCAGGAACAGCTGGATGCTGACGGTGTGTGGCCTGGATCGAACACGCTGTCTAGAACAGCTATAACAAATCAGGTTGTGAGCTTGCTGACagaacattattttattttctgtcacatgaattaaaatattgaaaagcaCACTGAAGTCACGGCCTGAAGTATTTGAAtgtagattttattttgcagatTGAGCTTGGGTGGCGTTTTCTCTTGAACACTCTGCTTTTTTCACCACAATAATCCATAGACAAACCAATTGGGTCAACTGATGAATCTAAATTGTAGGAGGAAGGGTTTGAGTTTTTGTGCTTGTTCTCTGATAGACGGTTGTCGTGGGATTGGCtccatttctaaaaaaaaaccctaacatGAAGAaagtgggtgtgtgtgacagagactGATTGAGAGATCGTTAATTCATATTTGATATGAATCTGAAGACACCTTCGGACAGCGTCCAGCCTCAGTGAAATTGTGAGCAGAAGAAACAACATCTGGTTCTGACAGTAGTGAGCGTGGTTATGGTGTCGTGAACACCGTATTTATCACAAGATTAAAAAACTTTATTCAGGATGAGCAACACTTTCATTGCTGCCAGTAATTGCCAGAAGCTGGATTAGACACAGGCAACAGTTCCCCCGGTCCTCTCTGGATTACGCCATCCAGGGAAATTGCATTTTCCTAAAACCGGAATTACAACTCTGTGAGCGTCACAAGCCAATTTAAAGAACTACACACAACAACAACGGAGGAAAACAAACTCAGCTAATTAATCTGAGTTTATAAAGCTTTCTGGGATGATTTTACATTACATCAAacacaagatgctggagactcaCGTTTGTAATAATTAAAATGTCCAAAACTGATGTTGAAAATAGCATTTGAGCATTTTCCCCCTCAGACCTGCGGATTCCAGCTGTGGTGTGTTCTGAGTGACACAGCTGGTAGACTTGATTGAAGGAGCATTATTCACTGCCtcgaacaaaaaataaaaaaaaaagaaggaaattcTACTGAGCCTGCATTCCTTTCTGGCTCATCTGGTCTGTGCAGACGATGCAGTGAATACACTACATCTTCAGGCGAGTTTTGAGTCTTGATATGAAACCACAGGCACAGGAAGGGTTTAATGGAGGTTAGGAGGGGGGAACGTGACGCAAGTGGGTCGTTTGAGTTAATCAAACTTTCAACTACAGATCAGCTAGAAGTTCAGAACCTGATGGTCTGTTTTAATAAAACTACCTTTTCCTATGTATTCATCACGATTCTGCTCCGGGCAAGACAGCGACTGTGAGAAGTCCTCCAAGCATTCATATGTTAGTCAAAAAGTGAGATCAGCAGCAGCGAGAGAGCAATAAAATCATCCATAAAAGACTAGTGCAAGCATATAGCGCAATCTGTGAAACACTTAATTACAAATCTTAAATCTGTGCATTCAACTCTTAT
The window above is part of the Salarias fasciatus chromosome 23, fSalaFa1.1, whole genome shotgun sequence genome. Proteins encoded here:
- the usp46 gene encoding ubiquitin carboxyl-terminal hydrolase 46, which encodes MTVRNIASICNMGTNASALEKDIGPEQFPINEHYFGLVNFGNTCYCNSVLQALYFCRPFRENVLAYKAQQKKKENLLTCLADLFHSIATQKKKVGVIPPKKFISRLRKENDLFDNYMQQDAHEFLNYLLNTVADILQEEKKQEKQNGRLKNNGTAVVTETETENKTEPTWVHDIFQGTLTNETRCLNCETVSSKDEDFLDLSVDVEQNTSITHCLRDFSNTETLCSEYKYYCETCCSKQEAQKRMRVKKLPMILALHLKRFKYMEQLHRYTKLSYRVVFPLELRLFNTSGDAVNLDRMYDLVAVVVHCGSGPNRGHYITIVKSHGFWLLFDDDIVEKIDAQAIEEFYGLTSDISKNSESGYILFYQSRE